The DNA window ACAGGTGCGATGACGACCATGGATGAAACGAAGCACGAAACCCCTGCACAGGAAACCCACGCCTTCGAGGCGGAAGTCTCCAGGCTTCTGCATCTCATGGTGCATGCGGTCTATTCCAACAAGGACATCTTCCTGCGCGAGCTGATCTCCAACGCGGCCGATGCCTGCGAGAAGCTGCGCTATCTCGCCGTCTCCGAACCGGGGCTGATCGAGGGTCACGAGGGCTTCCGCATCACCATCGAGGCCGATGCGAAGGCGGGGCGCCTCAGCGTGATCGACAATGGCATCGGCATGAGCCGCGACGAGATGAAGGACAACCTCGGCACCATCGCGCGCTCGGGCACCAAGGCCTTCCTCGACCAGCTTGCCGAGAAGAAGGACGGCCAGGCGCTGATCGGCCAGTTCGGCGTCGGCTTCTATTCCGCCTTCATGGTCGCGGACAAGGTTCGCGTCGTCAGCCGCAAGGCCGGCAGCGATGTCGCCCATGAATGGACGTCCGACGGCAAGGGCACCTTCCATCTCGGCGACATCGATCTTGCCGAGGCACCTGTCGCCGGCACCCGCGTCACGCTGGAGCTGATGGACGACGCCACCGCCTTTGCCGAGGAAGGCACCATCGAGCGCATCGTGCGCGAATATTCCGCCCATGTGCCCGTGCCGATCTCCATCCATGTCATCGGCGCCGGCGACGGCGAGGACGCAAAGGACGAGACCCGCGAGCTCACCGATGGCGCCGCTCTCTGGATGAAGCCGAAGAGCGCCGTCAAGCCGGAGGAGTACAAGGAGTTCTACGGCAACGTCGGCGGCATGTGGGACGATCCCACCCTGACGATCCACTACCGCGCCGAAGGCCGGCACGAATATTCCGTGCTTCTCTTCGTGCCCTCGATGAAGCCCTTCGACCTCTTCGATCCGGATCGCCGCGGCCGGGTGAAGCTCTATGTCCGCCGGGTCTTCATCGCCGACGATGCCGAGATCCTGCCCGCCTGGCTGCGCTTCATGCGCGGCGTCGTCGACAGCGAGGATCTGCCGCTCAACATCTCGCGCGAGATGCTGCAGCAGAACCCGGTGCTGGAGGCGATCGCCAAGGGCGTCACCAACCGCATCCTTTCCGATCTTGCCAAGATGGCCGAGAACGAGGCCGAGACCTACGCCAAGGTCTGGGAGGCTTTTGGCGCCGTCCTGAAGGAAGGCCTCTACGAGGCGCCCGACCGCCGCGACGACCTCTTCAAGCTCGCCCGCTTCCATACCACCAGGGGCGACGGCTGGCGCTCTCTGAAGGACTATGTGGCGGACCTGAAGGAAAACCAGACCGCGATCTATTACGCCCTCGGCGAGAGCAAGGACGCCGTGCTGGCGAGCCCGCATCTGGAAGGCTACAAGGCCCGCGGCCTCGAAGTCCTGCTCCTCACCGACCCAGTCGATGCCTTCTGGGTGCGCACGGCGCTCGGCTACGACGGCAAGCCCTTCAAGTCGGTGAGCCAGGGCAGCGCCGATCTCGACCAGATCGCGCTTGAGGACGGCAAGGACGAGGACACGGCACCTGCTGCCGACGTCGCCGCCTTCGCGCTGGCCCTCAAGGAGGTGCTCGGCGACAGGGTCACGGAGGTGCGCGCCTCAAGCCGTCTGGCCACCAGCGCCGTCTGCCTCGTTGCGCCCGATTACGGGCTCGACCGCCGCACGGAAAAGCTCGTTGCTCGCGGCGAGGGCCAGTCGATGACCGCGCCAATCCTGGAGATCAACCCACGCCACGAGCTGATCCGCTCGCTCGCCGAACGCCAGGGCACGGACGCCGTGGAGGATGCCGCCCATCTGCTCTATGGGCAGGCGCGCATTCTCGAAGGCGAGGCGCCGGACGATCCCAACGACTTCGCCGCCCGGCTCGACCGGCTGATGCAGAAGGCGTTCGGATAAAACCGTGCTGACCGGGTGGCCGCCTCAGGGCGGCCACTTGGCTGGCAAGAGATACCGGCTACGGCAATCGCTTAGCCGATGACGTCGCCGATCAGCATCTGCGGCTCGGAATTGGTGAAATTCGGGATGTCGGCCAGAACCGGGCCTGCGGCCCCAAGCGCGGCATCCATTGCCTGCTTGTCCGCGAACACGATCGTGGCGATCGCATAGATGCCCGGGGGAACGTTCGGTCCGCCAGCAACGCCTTTGGTGACCAGCGTGCTCTGGATGTATTTGCCCATATGCTCGCCCACGAGCGGCAGGTGGGTCTCGACGTAGTAGTCGTAGTTGAATGTTGTTCCGTCTTTGATCGGATAGATCACCTGCAGCGAAACGGACATGCATGCCTCCCTTGGATTGGCTGTTTTTTTCCGCGTCGGAGGAAACACCACCGTTCGGGCGCCGGTCAATCGGAAAGGCGCTTGCGGCAATTCCTCAAGCCCTTCGAAGCAATCACATTTTCACGAGATGGCGGCCAGAAGTGGCGGAAAGACCCATCGCGTGGTCGGCATTCCGTCCCGGCCACGGCCACACCGCCGTCACTCCGGCAGACCTGCCTCGTGCAGGCTGGCAAGAACCTTTTCAAGGGTCGCGGGATTGTGGATCGGCAGCGCCTTGCGCATCCGGCCAACCGTGGAGCCCGGCGCCAGTTCCTGGAATTTGGCAAGAGCCGCACCGGCCTCGGCCTGCCGCCCGGCCTGGGCAAGCGCGGCGGCAAGAACCCAGTGGGCAGATTCCGAGCCGGGATTGAGCGTCGCCGCCCGCCGCGCGGCTTCGATCGCCTGTTCCGGATGGCCCGACAACAGCTCGACGACCGCGACCATGTTGAGGCTGAGATAGTAGCACGGCTCCTTCGGACCGAAGGCGACAGACTGCCTCAACAACGGTCGTGCCCCTTCGAAATCCTCGCACCATGTCATGGCGGAACCCGCCACAAAGACAACGAAGCTCGATCCGGGATTGAGGTCGACCGCATGGCGCACGGCATCGAGCCCGACGGCGGTGTCGACGTTGAGGGTCACCAGCGAGAAGCCTGCCACGGCCATGGAGACGGCGTCGTCCGCCCCGGCGGCAAGCGCCCGGCGGGCGAGAGCCACCGCTGTGCCGAAATCGTCCTCTCCTGCCGGTGCCCAGGTCGGGCGCCTTAACCTTTGCACGTGGCACCAGGCGGCGAAGGCCAGCGCCGGCGCATAATCCGGCCGGATCTCGATGGCGCGGTTGAGATAGCCGATGGCAATCAGGTTCTCGTCCGGCCGCAAGGCAACGGCATGGGGCTGGGCGCGAAGATAAAGGTCATGCGCGTTGAGTTCATCGTCAGGCTTCTGGCGTGCGCGTTCGATCTCGGCGCCGCGAAGCGTCGGCTCGACGGCGCCGACGATACTGGCGACGATGCGGTCCTGAAGGTCGAACCCCTCCTCGAGGCTGCCGTCATAGCGGTCGGCCCAGAGATGGGTGCCGCTCGCCGCGTCGATCAACTGACCGGTGATCCGGATACGGCTGCCGGATTTCCGGGCGCTGCCCTCGAGCATGTAGAGCACGCCGAGATCGGCCGCGACCTTGCGGATATCGACCGCCTGCCCCTTGTAGACGAAGGTCGAGTTGCGTGCGACGACAGCAACATCGGGAAAGCGGGCGAGCGCCGTGATGATGTCCTCGACCACGCCGTCGACGAAATAATCCAGTTCCGCATCGCCGGTCATGTTGGCAAACGGCAGGACGGCAATGGAGGACTTGTCGGGAACGTCGGTCGCTGCGATTGGCGGAGCGGCGGTCTCGGGTGGTGAGGCCGTGGCGACCTGCAGGGAATAGACCTTGATCAGGTCGGCGATGTTCTTCAGCTGCACCGGCCCGAGATCGCTGACCGAGAGATCCAGCCGCGACTTCACCTGACGGTAGGCGTCCTCGGAGAGACAAATCGCGCCGGGCGTCGCGATGCCCTCAAGCCGGGCCGCGATGTTGACGCCATCGCCCATCAGGTCGCCGTCGCCTTCCTCCACGACGTCGCCCAGATGAATGCCTATCCGGAACTCGATGCGGCGATCCTCCGGAACCCCGGCATTCCTTTCCTGCATCGAGTTCTGCACTTCCAGAGCACAGCGGACCGCATCGACGACGCTGCGGAATTCGACCAGCGCGCCGTCGCCGGTGCGCTTGACCACGCGTCCGTTGTGGACGGAGATTGTCGGGTCGATGAGATCGCTGCGCAGCGCCCTCAGCCGCGCCAGCGTGCGGTCCTCGTCGGCGCCGGCCAGACGGCTGAAGCCCACGACGTCAGCTGCCAGAATGGCGGCGAGTTTGCGCTGTTCGGCCATGATCCCGCGCCTCCTGCCTCCGCCGCCTCAGGCGCCTGCCGCAAGCCGTTTGCCCGCACGGATGCCGCACAGCGGCGGACGAGAGGCAATCACGCGACGGCCGGCGCGACCTTGTCCCAGAATTCGCCGCGATTGTTGGTGTTGGGGAACGGTCCATCCGGCACCGGCACCCCGAGGAAGGCACAGAGCGGCTCCCAGCCCTCCTTCACCTCGTAGACGAGCAGTTGCGAGGCGGGAATGGTCGCCTTGACCGCCACCATATGGGCCTCGAAGGCCGCGCAAAGACCGTCCCGGTCGAGCCCCAACGGAAAGCCTGTCTTCGCGATGACCGCCATCGCCATCGCCATCCAGGGCTGCATTTCGCTGATGACGCCGCCCGTTTCAGACATGGCGCACAGCTTGTAGATGGTGGCTCCGAAACTGTCGGCCCAACGCTCCGGGTCGCGATGCGTCAGAATGAATTTGGCATCGGGATAGGCAGCAAAGAGCTCTCGATGAAATCCGGCCGTCGGCCAATCCACGGCGGCAGGATAGCCATCGTAAATCGCCCCGAAGTTTGGATTTCCAGCCACCGCATCCTGCCAGAGCGGCAACTGCTCCGGCATGTGGATGAGAACCTCTTCCATGTGATGGCAAGGCCCGAGACCGAGCTCGTTGATGGCGAGTTTCAAGGAATACGTGCCGGTCCTGCCGACCCCCGTGCCAATGACCTTGAGCGACACCAGCACCTCCCCCAAGTATTCCCGATCCGCGAAACGGCGGATCGATCAACTGTTAAGGATAGATTGCATACAATTGCACTCAAGAGTCCAGCCGTATTTTTCTGTCAATCACCTGCCAGCCACAAGGAATGGGATGGACGTCTTCGTGAATATTTTTGTGCAACGCAGTATGACCAGCAGGTCAAGGCCGGATCATCTATAGACCACAAGAAGAAATGAAAAAGCCCATTCGCGTTTTTGGCGAACGGGCCTTCGGAGGAACGCAGGCGAATAGGCACAACATCCGGCAGACAGGACTGTGCGCCGGAGGCCGGATCAGGAGGTCGGCAGCTTGACCTTGGCCGCGCCGATGATCGGGCCAAGGTGCCCGCCCTCGTTCTGCTGCAGCAGGACGGCGCAGCCGTCGGCACCGCCGAGCATCAGGTCGGAGACCGGGTATTCGATCCGCATGTCGGCGCCGGACCACATGCCGATCGGCTGCAGCCGGCGGACGATATTCGAATAGGTCACGGTGCGGCCGGCATTCTCGCCCCGGCCGATCGGCACGCTTGCCCGGCTTTCATAGGTCACAAGCCAGACGGTCGGGTCGGCGCCATGCAGTTTCGGACCGTCCGGGATCGTCACGACCAGCCGATCGCCGGTCAGTTCCGCCGTGACCCGGACGGTAAGACCATCGCCGCCACGATCGAGATCCCTCACTTCGGTGCGGATATCGTTCTCGCGGCTGCCCACCACGTGCACACGGCCGTTGATCACCGCCTGCGGCGTATAGACGGAGTTGTCGCCCCGGCTCGCCGCATAGTTCCGCTGGCGAGCCGAATAGTCTGGATTGGCGAATGTGTCCTTCCAGCCAAGATAGTCCCAGTAATCGACGGAAAAGCTGAGCGCCAGGATCTTGGGATCGTCGGCGAGCTTGCCAAGCACCTTGTCCGCAGGCGGGCATGAAGAGCAGCCCTGACTGGTGAAGAGCTCCACCACGCTGCTGGGCTCCGCGGCCAGAGCATCCGTTGCCCCGGCTGACAGGCCGGCAACGCAGCCGGCAACCGCCGCCCAATATTTCAAGCCATTGTCAAACATGCCATTTTCCACAAAGTGACCAGGAATTCTTGATTTGGACAATAGGCAACGATGGTTCACGCAGCGAGTCACATGTGGGTGAGACAAAGGTGCGCACCCAAAAAGTGATCGATTCCTGCAAGACAGGCAATTCCGGCGGCATGACGCGCCGGATACCGCCCGCTTGATCGCCCGCCGCAAAGACCGTAAGACCGCCCGGCATCCATCCCCTCCCGGCATCCGCACGGGCCCCTCCGCCCGCCCTTCGAGTTCGCCTCATGTCCGACGCCCAACGCCGCCGCGCGACCCTGATCGGCCTCACCGCCGTCCTGATGTGGTCGCTGCTCGGGGTCTTCGCGACCGGGTCGGGCAAGGTGCCTCCCTTCCTGCTCAATGCGCTCTGCTTCGGCTTTTCCGGTCTTGCCGCCTTCGTCTGGCTCGTGGCGTCGGGCAAGGGACTGGCGTCCCTGAAGCAGCCGCCGAAGGTCTGGCTTCTCGGCACCGTGGGGCTCTTCGGCTTTCACGCGCTCTATTTCACCGCGATCCGCAATGCGCCGCCGGTCGAGGCCAATCTCATCAACTACCTTTGGCCGCTGCTGATCGTCCTCTTCTCCGGATTTCTGCCCGGCGAGAAGCTGAGGTGGCACCACCTGACCGGCGTTGCCATCGGTTTCGTCGGCGCCGCGATCCTGATCACGCGCGGCGGCGGCCTCTCGCTCTCGGGGCAATATGCCTTCGGCTACGGCGCGGCGATCGCCTCCGCGCTGACATGGTCGTCCTATTCGGTGCTCTCGCGCCGGGTCGCCAGCGTTCCGACCGAGGCCGTCACCGGCTTCTGCCTCGCGACCGCCGCCCTCAGCCTTCTCTGCCACTGGCTCTTCGAGGCGACCGTCTGGCCCGAAACGCCTTTCCAGTGGTCGATGGTGCTGGCGCTGGCCGCCTTTCCGGTCGGCCTCGCCTTCTTCGTCTGGGACCATGGCGTCAAGCGCGGCGATATCCAGGTGCTCGGCGCCTCGGCCTATGCCGCGCCGGTGCTCTCGACGCTCTCTCTGATCCTCACCGGCTTTGGACAATTCTCCTGGGAAGTCCTGATCGCCTGCCTGCTGGTCTCCGGCGGCGCACTGCTGGCCGCCAAGGATTTGTTTCTTCGCCAGAGGTAGCCAGACCGGTCGGGACGGATGTCATGCCGCCCTCTCCCGCGCTATGATCGGGCATCATGACTACCCTGCCGCTCTATCCCAAGCCTCTCGGCTCCGCCCTTCGCCGCTGGCGCACGCTCAACCGCGTCAAGCAGGCGGCACTGGCCGAAACGCTCGGCGTTTCCCAGACGACGGTCTGCCGCTGGGAAAGCGGCGCCGTCATGCCATCCCCGCAGCAGGTCCGCCATCTCTCCAAGCTGTTGACCGCGCGCCCCGAGGCCGCAGCCGACAAGGCGCTACTCGACCTCGTCGCCATGGCCCATGAGCCGGTTCATCTCGTCTGCGACCTCACCCACCGGCTGCTGGCCGCCTCGCCGGCGCGCATGGCCACCTGGCGGATTCCACTGGCCGATTTGCTCGGGGTGTCGCTGTGGCGCTTTGCCTCCGAGGGCATTCGAGCCGGCGAGACGCGACTGGAAGAGGCGGGCTGGTACAAGCCGGTCGCCCCGGCGCTGACCATCATGACCGAACGGGCGGAGTTTCCCGAACTCACGATCCGCGCGGGAGAGATTCGCCTCGCACGCATCCCTCTCTCCGATGGCAGCTACGCCCGGCTCGTCCGAGACGGCGCCCGCATCGGCCCTGAATAAATTATGCGGCCTGTTGCGATGTGCCGGCTCACGTCGATAGCCTTCCCGTCGATCTGCGACGGACTTGAGGCAAGGAACGAGCCCTCTCATGAACGCCCACGACACACCGGAAAAAGCCCGGATTGCCGGCATTCTCGACTTCATTCAGGCGGCCGAAAACCTCAAGAACACGCTGCGCAGCGGAACGACCTCGAATGGGCGGGCCGAAAGCACCGCCGAGCATAGCTGGCGCCTGTGCCTGCTGGTGCTGATGTTCGACCGCGACCTTGGCGACTGCGACCGGCTGAAGCTTCTGAAGCTGTGCATCGTCCACGATCTCGGCGAGGCGATTTCCGGCGATGTGCCCCCCATCCTTCAAGTTGAAGGCGACGGCAGGGCCGAACGCGAGCGCGCCGACCTCGAAACGCTCTGCGCGCCGCTGCCGCAGGATCTGAGGGACGATATTCTGGCGCTCTGGGACGACTACAACACGGCGTCCTCGCCCGAAGCCGTGCTCGCCAAGGGCTTCGACAAGTTGGAGACCATGCTGCAGCACAACGTCGGCAAGAACCCGGCCGACTTCGACTACGAATTCAACCTCGGCTATGGCGTGAAGCAGACCGACGCCCATCCGCTGCTGCGGGCCATCCGCACGCTCGTGGACGAGGAAACGCGTCGTCGGGCTGGCTAGATCCGGCAAGAGTCGGAGCGGCCTGCCCGCTCCCCGCCGATCATCCCGGCGTCCAGCCGGGCGGCGCCATCTCGAAGCCAGCAAACCGGAAACCCGGCGCGACCGTGCAGCCGACCAGCGTCCAGTCGCCGAGGCACTCCGCGCCCTGCCAGACACCCGTCGGCACGATCACCTGCGGCGCCTCGCCCGAAAGAACGTCGGGGCCGAGCGTCACGGTCGTCGTCGTGACGCCATCCTCCGAAAGCCCGAGCGCCAGCGGCGATCCGGCATAGAAATGCCAGACCTCGGCCGCATCGACCCTGTGCCAGTGCGACCGCTCGCCCGCTTTCAGCAGATAGTAGATCGCCGTGGAGAACGCCCGCCCGCTCTCGCCCGCCCGATCTTCGAAGGTCTGGCGATAGTAACCGCCCTCGGGATGCGGCTGGAGGCCAAGACGCTCGATGATGGCGTCGGCGGAAGCGGTCGGAGCCATGGCTCAGAAGCTGTCCTTGCGCCGGCGCAGTTCCGCGAAGACCTCGACCTCCGGCTTGCCCACCATGCCGAGCCGCTCGGCGATCGCCGGATCGTCGGCCCTCATGAAGGGATTGGTGGCAAGCTCGTCGCCGATGGTGGTCGGGATCGTCGCCTCGCCCTTCATGTGCTGGGTCATGACCTTGCGCACGCGCTGCTCCAGCGCCTTGTTGTGCGGATCGACCGTGACGGCGAAGCGGGCGTTCGAAAGCGTGTATTCATGGCCGCAGAAGACGGTCGTCTCGGGCGGCAGCGCGGCGAGCTTCTTCAGCGACTCCCACATGATCTGCGGCGTACCCTCGAAGATACGCCCGCAACCGAGCGCAAAGAGCGTATCCGCGGTGAAGACGACGCCCATCTTCGGGAACCAGTAGGAGACGTGCCCGCTGGTGTGGCCGGGCGTTGCGATCACCTTCACCTCAAGGCCGCTGGCATTCACCTCGTCGCCGTCGGCAACGAGGACGTCGAGGCCCGGAATGCGGTCCTTGTCGAGCGCCGGCCCGACGACGGTCGCGTTGGAGGCCGCCTTCAGCATCATCAGACCGTCGATGTGGTCCGAATGATGATGGGTGATGAGAATGCAGGTCAGTTTCCAGTTGTTCTGCGTCAGCACCTGCGCGATCGGCTGGGCGTCGGGCGCATCGACCAGGATGGTGGCTCCCGTTGCCGGCACATGCATCAGCACCGCGTAATTGTCGGTCAGGCAGGGCACGAGGGCGATCTGGACGTCTTCCATCAGGTTTCCTTGTCGTATTCCGGTCCCAAGTCCAGGCTCTGGCGGGCAAAAACCATGCGCCGCAGGCCTTACGGTTGGCCGACCGTAACGGATCGGGTCTTGGACTTGAATGCCGGTCTCGCCATTTATTTACTCCTGATGGTCAACACTGTTTGCGCACGCGGCGCCCGGTGTGGAAAACCTGTCGCAACGACGGCTACCGGCCATCTCTCGAACCCGAATGGGATGCGATGTATCTCGACGTCATCGATCTGCGCGACTTCTACGCCGAGGAACTGGGCGCGACGGTTCGCCAGATTCTGCGCCAGCGGGTC is part of the Hartmannibacter diazotrophicus genome and encodes:
- the htpG gene encoding molecular chaperone HtpG, encoding MDETKHETPAQETHAFEAEVSRLLHLMVHAVYSNKDIFLRELISNAADACEKLRYLAVSEPGLIEGHEGFRITIEADAKAGRLSVIDNGIGMSRDEMKDNLGTIARSGTKAFLDQLAEKKDGQALIGQFGVGFYSAFMVADKVRVVSRKAGSDVAHEWTSDGKGTFHLGDIDLAEAPVAGTRVTLELMDDATAFAEEGTIERIVREYSAHVPVPISIHVIGAGDGEDAKDETRELTDGAALWMKPKSAVKPEEYKEFYGNVGGMWDDPTLTIHYRAEGRHEYSVLLFVPSMKPFDLFDPDRRGRVKLYVRRVFIADDAEILPAWLRFMRGVVDSEDLPLNISREMLQQNPVLEAIAKGVTNRILSDLAKMAENEAETYAKVWEAFGAVLKEGLYEAPDRRDDLFKLARFHTTRGDGWRSLKDYVADLKENQTAIYYALGESKDAVLASPHLEGYKARGLEVLLLTDPVDAFWVRTALGYDGKPFKSVSQGSADLDQIALEDGKDEDTAPAADVAAFALALKEVLGDRVTEVRASSRLATSAVCLVAPDYGLDRRTEKLVARGEGQSMTAPILEINPRHELIRSLAERQGTDAVEDAAHLLYGQARILEGEAPDDPNDFAARLDRLMQKAFG
- a CDS encoding EthD family reductase — translated: MSVSLQVIYPIKDGTTFNYDYYVETHLPLVGEHMGKYIQSTLVTKGVAGGPNVPPGIYAIATIVFADKQAMDAALGAAGPVLADIPNFTNSEPQMLIGDVIG
- a CDS encoding adenylate/guanylate cyclase domain-containing protein; its protein translation is MAEQRKLAAILAADVVGFSRLAGADEDRTLARLRALRSDLIDPTISVHNGRVVKRTGDGALVEFRSVVDAVRCALEVQNSMQERNAGVPEDRRIEFRIGIHLGDVVEEGDGDLMGDGVNIAARLEGIATPGAICLSEDAYRQVKSRLDLSVSDLGPVQLKNIADLIKVYSLQVATASPPETAAPPIAATDVPDKSSIAVLPFANMTGDAELDYFVDGVVEDIITALARFPDVAVVARNSTFVYKGQAVDIRKVAADLGVLYMLEGSARKSGSRIRITGQLIDAASGTHLWADRYDGSLEEGFDLQDRIVASIVGAVEPTLRGAEIERARQKPDDELNAHDLYLRAQPHAVALRPDENLIAIGYLNRAIEIRPDYAPALAFAAWCHVQRLRRPTWAPAGEDDFGTAVALARRALAAGADDAVSMAVAGFSLVTLNVDTAVGLDAVRHAVDLNPGSSFVVFVAGSAMTWCEDFEGARPLLRQSVAFGPKEPCYYLSLNMVAVVELLSGHPEQAIEAARRAATLNPGSESAHWVLAAALAQAGRQAEAGAALAKFQELAPGSTVGRMRKALPIHNPATLEKVLASLHEAGLPE
- a CDS encoding sulfotransferase family protein; this encodes MSLKVIGTGVGRTGTYSLKLAINELGLGPCHHMEEVLIHMPEQLPLWQDAVAGNPNFGAIYDGYPAAVDWPTAGFHRELFAAYPDAKFILTHRDPERWADSFGATIYKLCAMSETGGVISEMQPWMAMAMAVIAKTGFPLGLDRDGLCAAFEAHMVAVKATIPASQLLVYEVKEGWEPLCAFLGVPVPDGPFPNTNNRGEFWDKVAPAVA
- a CDS encoding DUF1223 domain-containing protein; amino-acid sequence: MFDNGLKYWAAVAGCVAGLSAGATDALAAEPSSVVELFTSQGCSSCPPADKVLGKLADDPKILALSFSVDYWDYLGWKDTFANPDYSARQRNYAASRGDNSVYTPQAVINGRVHVVGSRENDIRTEVRDLDRGGDGLTVRVTAELTGDRLVVTIPDGPKLHGADPTVWLVTYESRASVPIGRGENAGRTVTYSNIVRRLQPIGMWSGADMRIEYPVSDLMLGGADGCAVLLQQNEGGHLGPIIGAAKVKLPTS
- a CDS encoding DMT family transporter — protein: MSDAQRRRATLIGLTAVLMWSLLGVFATGSGKVPPFLLNALCFGFSGLAAFVWLVASGKGLASLKQPPKVWLLGTVGLFGFHALYFTAIRNAPPVEANLINYLWPLLIVLFSGFLPGEKLRWHHLTGVAIGFVGAAILITRGGGLSLSGQYAFGYGAAIASALTWSSYSVLSRRVASVPTEAVTGFCLATAALSLLCHWLFEATVWPETPFQWSMVLALAAFPVGLAFFVWDHGVKRGDIQVLGASAYAAPVLSTLSLILTGFGQFSWEVLIACLLVSGGALLAAKDLFLRQR
- a CDS encoding helix-turn-helix domain-containing protein — protein: MTTLPLYPKPLGSALRRWRTLNRVKQAALAETLGVSQTTVCRWESGAVMPSPQQVRHLSKLLTARPEAAADKALLDLVAMAHEPVHLVCDLTHRLLAASPARMATWRIPLADLLGVSLWRFASEGIRAGETRLEEAGWYKPVAPALTIMTERAEFPELTIRAGEIRLARIPLSDGSYARLVRDGARIGPE
- a CDS encoding HD domain-containing protein — encoded protein: MNAHDTPEKARIAGILDFIQAAENLKNTLRSGTTSNGRAESTAEHSWRLCLLVLMFDRDLGDCDRLKLLKLCIVHDLGEAISGDVPPILQVEGDGRAERERADLETLCAPLPQDLRDDILALWDDYNTASSPEAVLAKGFDKLETMLQHNVGKNPADFDYEFNLGYGVKQTDAHPLLRAIRTLVDEETRRRAG
- a CDS encoding cupin domain-containing protein — translated: MAPTASADAIIERLGLQPHPEGGYYRQTFEDRAGESGRAFSTAIYYLLKAGERSHWHRVDAAEVWHFYAGSPLALGLSEDGVTTTTVTLGPDVLSGEAPQVIVPTGVWQGAECLGDWTLVGCTVAPGFRFAGFEMAPPGWTPG
- the gloB gene encoding hydroxyacylglutathione hydrolase; the protein is MEDVQIALVPCLTDNYAVLMHVPATGATILVDAPDAQPIAQVLTQNNWKLTCILITHHHSDHIDGLMMLKAASNATVVGPALDKDRIPGLDVLVADGDEVNASGLEVKVIATPGHTSGHVSYWFPKMGVVFTADTLFALGCGRIFEGTPQIMWESLKKLAALPPETTVFCGHEYTLSNARFAVTVDPHNKALEQRVRKVMTQHMKGEATIPTTIGDELATNPFMRADDPAIAERLGMVGKPEVEVFAELRRRKDSF